A DNA window from Callospermophilus lateralis isolate mCalLat2 chromosome X, mCalLat2.hap1, whole genome shotgun sequence contains the following coding sequences:
- the LOC143638678 gene encoding olfactory receptor 11L1-like — protein sequence MASSTEENTTQISEIILLGFGDLHGFQFLLFGIFLTIYVMTLIGNMVILTVVSADCSLHTPMYFFLVHFSFLEIGYTTTIEPIMLRTLLSAHVSISFPACACQFYFFASLVATECFFLAVMSYDRYIAICNPLHYSSIMDFWGCLHLAAASWLAGFLAPILLMVLIFRLTFCSANEIDHFFCDLKPIMKLACTDTQVAEMTSFICTSLFALGPFLLTLASYIHIISTILRIPSATGKQRAFSTCSSHLTVVSLYYGTLGIVYGFPSGPQYEDILKLLSLLYTVLTPSLNPVIYTLRNKDVKVALRKLVQRGK from the coding sequence ATGGCCAGCAGTACAGAAGAAAATACAACTCAAATTTCAGAAATTATCCTTTTGGGTTTTGGGGATCTCCATGGATTTCAGTTTCTTCTTTTTGGGATATTTCTGACCATTTATGTGATGACGCTCATAGGCAATATGGTGATCCTAACTGTGGTGTCAGCTGATTGCTCCCTTCATACACCCATGTATTTCTTTCTTGTCCACTTCTCCTTCCTAGAGATTGGCTATACTACTACCATTGAGCCCATAATGTTGAGGACATTGCTGTCAGCTCATGTGTCTATTTCCTTCCCAGCCTGTGCTtgccagttttatttttttgcttcccTCGTGGCTACAGAATGCTTCTTCCTGGCTGTAATGTCTTATGATCGCTATATAGCCATCTGTAACCCACTGCACTACTCCAGCATCATGGACTTCTGGGGTTGCTTACACCTAGCTGCTGCCTCTTGGCTGGCTGGATTTCTGGCACCCATCCTTCTCATGGTCCTCATTTTTCGTTTAACATTCTGTTCTGCTAATGAGATTGACCACTTCTTCTGTGATTTGAAGCCCATCATGAAACTTGCCTGCACTGATACTCAGGTAGCTGAGATGACCTCTTTTATATGCACCTCTCTATTTGCCCTTGGCCCTTTCCTGCTGACCCTGGCTTCCTATATTCACATTATTTCCACTATTCTGAGGATTCCTTCTGCCACAGGGAAGCAACGGGCTTTCTCTACCTGTTCTTCACACCTAACAGTGGTCAGTCTCTATTATGGGACACTGGGCATTGTCTATGGTTTCCCATCAGGGCCTCAGTATGAAGACATCTTAAAGTTGCTTTCCCTTCTATATACAGTGCTTACTCCTTCACTCAACCCTGTCATTTACACCCTAAGGAACAAGGATGTGAAAGTAGCTCTGAGAAAATTGGTGCAACGAGGGAAATAG